AGCCGATGCGTTGAAAAGATCCACCGAAACGACGATCAGCTCTCTGCTTCGTCTGCTTCAGCCACTGGGTAGACAAATCCTTGAGCGCGACCGCTCAACACGGATTTACCGATGGAAAGAGCACGTTGTGCAGCGGTGGCAGCTTTGGCTTTCCACACCGCATGACGCTGGTTGCGCTTGCTTTTCGAGGTTTTCTTCTTCGGGACGGCCATCTCGGGCGGATCTCTGCCAAACAGCCATGATCTACTTCCAAGAGCCCACTCGTCAAATCGCTAGTCTTTGCGGAACGCAGCAGCGGTGTGAGCCCAGAGCAGCCGACCCAGTCAGAACAGGGTGTTCCCGCATCCAAAACCGCTTCTGAAGAGCGCCCGAGCGGTCCTTTTGCGAGGTTTCGTCCTGAACCTCCCCCGAGTTACAGCACACTCCTGAAGGAGATCAATTCAGGATCCGTTCAAGACCTGGTGTTGATCCCGGGTCGCCGGGAAGTGATTGCGACCTTTTCTGATGGCCGCAAAGTCACCGTTCCAATCCTGGCCAACGATCAACAGATTCTGCGCATTGCTGAAGCATCCGGGACTCCGCTCAATGTCAAGGATGTTCGTCAGGAACAGGCTCTAGCAGGTCTGGCAGGCAATTTTGCATTGGTCGCCTTGATTGTGATCGGGCTGTCATTGCTGTTGCGCCGTTCTGCGCAAATGGCCAACAAAACCATGGGGTTTGGTCGCAGTCAGCCTCGAACAAGTGCTCAAGACGACGTCACTGTTCGATTCGAGGATGTGGCCGGCATTGGCGAAGCGAAGGA
This region of Synechococcus sp. NOUM97013 genomic DNA includes:
- the rpmF gene encoding 50S ribosomal protein L32, which translates into the protein MAVPKKKTSKSKRNQRHAVWKAKAATAAQRALSIGKSVLSGRAQGFVYPVAEADEAES